One window of Ralstonia pickettii DTP0602 genomic DNA carries:
- a CDS encoding major facilitator transporter encodes MASPAGASLAEPHGVRDGEKVESMKKGFYTIMAAQFFSSLADNALLIAAIALLTELHSPQWMTPLLKLFFVLSYVILAAFVGAFADSMPKGRVMLITNAIKVVGCAIMMFGLHPLLAYGVVGFGAAAYSPAKYGILTELLPPEKLVMANGWIEGLTVGSIILGTVVGGALISVHISDILLRLDLPLINTGIDTPAEAAMVVIMLFYVVASVFNLFIPDTGARYPQQEKNPIKLIAEFGDCFLALWRDKLGQISLAVTTLFWGVGATLQFIVLKWAEKSLGLNLSQGALLQAVVAVGVAVGAILAAARIPLRKSLSVLPFGVAMGATVMIMAFYTKDAMPEVTLHILGMHMPLYMFIAYVFLMLVGAMSGYFVVPMNALLQHRGHVLLSAGHSIAVQNFNENVSVLLMLCLYALLIKLNVPIGVVIIALGLFICVTMLLVLKLHKYNMRTFNSLAMIGEDKHH; translated from the coding sequence ATGGCCTCCCCGGCCGGCGCCAGCCTGGCCGAGCCGCACGGAGTGCGCGATGGAGAGAAAGTCGAGAGCATGAAGAAGGGTTTTTACACCATCATGGCCGCGCAGTTTTTTTCGTCGCTGGCCGACAACGCCTTACTGATCGCCGCCATCGCCCTTCTCACCGAATTGCATTCCCCGCAGTGGATGACTCCGCTGCTCAAGCTGTTCTTCGTTCTCTCCTACGTCATCCTCGCCGCGTTCGTGGGCGCCTTTGCAGACTCCATGCCCAAGGGGCGGGTGATGCTCATCACCAACGCCATCAAGGTGGTCGGGTGCGCGATCATGATGTTTGGGCTGCACCCCCTGCTGGCGTATGGCGTGGTGGGATTCGGCGCGGCGGCATACTCGCCGGCCAAGTACGGCATCCTGACCGAGCTGCTGCCCCCCGAGAAGCTGGTGATGGCCAACGGCTGGATCGAGGGGCTGACGGTGGGCTCGATCATCCTGGGCACCGTGGTGGGCGGCGCGCTGATCTCGGTGCATATCTCCGACATCCTGCTGCGGCTGGACCTGCCCCTCATCAACACCGGCATCGACACGCCCGCCGAGGCCGCGATGGTGGTGATCATGCTGTTCTACGTGGTCGCCTCGGTCTTCAACCTGTTTATCCCCGACACCGGGGCGCGCTACCCTCAGCAGGAAAAGAACCCGATCAAGCTGATCGCCGAGTTCGGCGACTGCTTCCTGGCGCTGTGGCGCGACAAGCTCGGGCAGATCTCGCTGGCCGTGACCACGCTGTTCTGGGGCGTGGGCGCCACACTGCAGTTCATCGTACTGAAATGGGCGGAAAAGTCGCTCGGCCTGAACCTGTCGCAGGGCGCGCTGCTGCAGGCGGTGGTGGCCGTGGGCGTGGCCGTCGGCGCTATCCTCGCCGCCGCGCGCATCCCGCTGCGCAAGTCGCTCTCCGTGCTGCCCTTCGGCGTGGCGATGGGCGCGACCGTGATGATCATGGCCTTCTATACCAAGGACGCCATGCCCGAGGTCACGCTGCACATCCTGGGCATGCACATGCCGCTGTACATGTTCATCGCCTATGTGTTCCTGATGCTGGTGGGCGCGATGTCAGGCTACTTCGTGGTGCCGATGAACGCGCTGCTGCAGCATCGCGGGCACGTGCTGCTGTCGGCCGGCCACTCAATCGCAGTGCAGAACTTCAATGAGAACGTGTCGGTGCTGCTGATGCTGTGCCTGTACGCGCTGCTGATCAAGCTGAACGTGCCGATCGGCGTGGTGATCATCGCACTGGGGCTGTTTATCTGCGTGACCATGTTGCTGGTGCTCAAGCTGCACAAATACAACATGCGTACGTTCAACTCGCTGGCGATGATCGGCGAGGACAAGCACCACTAA
- a CDS encoding hypothetical protein (K09977: K09977; hypothetical protein): MTVRELGPDLALNRGGDGNLPSGPPLWRRAASARTRDLAWTTLSPPLLAAVPGAAPARWPAGTLAAWQRWLETADPAALPATIDELADGHPLSADDSSHDPASRSLRLGRHAERLLHFALRHMQGLSLLAANVPVRHAGRQGIRTLGELDFVWRDLASGEVVHWEMAAKFYLMAGTEPRPRLQDFVGPNLVDRLGDKLGHVVHRQLPLGRTPEAQALLGHAIDRSEVYLLGWLFYRDGQVPAGLDVLGIAPDHLHGWWSSLDGWMARAASRPGSRWCRLPRSGWLSGAFVPDAGTEEVEGLHAFLAQRFADPRHDHGWRREAPVMLCELEPAGPQAPGWWRECSRGFVVPPGWEERALARAAEEPRPGPRAAPDDAA, translated from the coding sequence ATGACCGTGCGGGAGCTGGGGCCTGACCTCGCGCTGAACCGCGGCGGCGACGGCAATTTGCCGTCGGGTCCGCCGCTGTGGCGCCGCGCCGCGTCGGCGCGTACGCGCGACCTGGCCTGGACCACGCTGTCGCCGCCGCTGCTGGCGGCGGTACCGGGCGCGGCCCCGGCGCGCTGGCCCGCCGGCACGCTGGCTGCCTGGCAGCGCTGGCTGGAGACGGCCGACCCCGCCGCGTTGCCCGCCACCATCGACGAGCTGGCCGACGGCCATCCGCTCTCCGCCGACGATTCCAGCCATGACCCGGCGAGCCGCAGCCTGCGTCTGGGCCGCCATGCCGAAAGACTGCTGCATTTCGCGCTGCGGCATATGCAAGGGCTGTCGCTGCTGGCCGCCAACGTGCCGGTGCGGCACGCGGGAAGGCAGGGCATCCGCACGCTGGGCGAGCTGGATTTCGTCTGGCGCGACCTGGCTTCCGGCGAGGTGGTCCACTGGGAGATGGCGGCCAAGTTCTACCTGATGGCCGGCACGGAGCCGCGGCCGCGGTTGCAGGACTTTGTCGGCCCGAACCTGGTCGACCGGCTCGGCGACAAGCTCGGCCACGTGGTGCACCGCCAGCTGCCGCTCGGGCGCACGCCCGAGGCGCAGGCGCTGCTGGGCCATGCGATCGACCGTAGCGAGGTCTACCTGCTGGGCTGGCTGTTCTATCGCGACGGGCAGGTGCCGGCAGGGCTGGACGTGCTGGGCATCGCGCCCGACCACCTGCACGGCTGGTGGTCGTCGCTGGACGGGTGGATGGCGCGTGCCGCTTCGCGGCCGGGCTCGCGCTGGTGCCGGTTGCCGCGTTCGGGCTGGCTGTCGGGGGCGTTCGTGCCGGATGCCGGTACGGAAGAGGTCGAGGGGCTGCACGCCTTTCTGGCGCAGCGCTTTGCCGATCCGCGCCATGACCACGGCTGGCGCCGCGAAGCGCCGGTGATGCTATGCGAACTGGAGCCGGCGGGACCGCAGGCGCCGGGGTGGTGGCGCGAATGCTCGCGGGGTTTCGTGGTGCCGCCGGGGTGGGAGGAAAGGGCGCTGGCGCGGGCGGCTGAGGAGCCGCGGCCGGGGCCGCGGGCCGCGCCGGACGACGCGGCCTGA
- a CDS encoding DNA polymerase (K02334: dpo; DNA polymerase bacteriophage-type [EC:2.7.7.7]): MSRRAQFLEVLGIPAEWVLRQRAGGEPQALALPEAGEVATVDAPLSAAPAAPAVSIAEAPPVAEAPVAAPAQAAAPTPPAEAPLTIATMDWPALEAAVAGCTACGLCQTRTNTVFGVGDRQAEWMLIGEAPGESEDQQGEPFVGQAGKLLDNMLGALGLARGRNVFIANVLKCRPPGNRNPEPDEVAQCEPFLRRQIALVKPKVIVVLGRFAAQSLLRSTTPIGKLRGTVHTYEGIPVVVTYHPAYLLRTLTDKARAWEDLCLAREVHDRAGAGA; this comes from the coding sequence ATGAGCCGCCGCGCGCAATTCCTGGAGGTGCTGGGCATCCCCGCGGAGTGGGTGCTGCGCCAGCGCGCCGGCGGCGAGCCGCAGGCCCTGGCGCTGCCCGAGGCAGGCGAGGTCGCCACGGTTGATGCGCCGCTCAGCGCCGCTCCGGCCGCTCCGGCCGTTTCGATTGCCGAAGCCCCGCCCGTAGCCGAAGCGCCTGTCGCCGCGCCGGCCCAGGCCGCCGCGCCGACGCCGCCAGCCGAGGCGCCCCTCACCATCGCCACCATGGACTGGCCCGCGCTGGAAGCGGCGGTCGCCGGCTGCACCGCCTGCGGCCTGTGCCAGACGCGCACCAACACCGTGTTCGGCGTCGGCGACCGCCAGGCCGAATGGATGCTGATCGGCGAAGCCCCCGGCGAGAGCGAGGACCAGCAGGGCGAGCCCTTTGTCGGCCAGGCCGGCAAGCTGCTCGACAATATGCTCGGCGCGCTCGGATTGGCGCGCGGGCGCAATGTCTTTATCGCCAACGTGCTCAAGTGCCGCCCGCCGGGCAACCGCAACCCGGAGCCGGACGAGGTGGCGCAGTGCGAGCCCTTCCTGCGCCGCCAGATCGCACTGGTGAAGCCCAAGGTGATCGTGGTGCTGGGCCGCTTTGCGGCGCAGTCGCTGCTGCGCTCGACCACGCCGATCGGCAAGCTGCGCGGCACCGTGCATACCTACGAAGGCATCCCGGTGGTGGTGACCTACCACCCGGCCTACCTGCTGCGGACCCTGACCGACAAGGCGCGCGCCTGGGAAGACCTGTGCCTGGCGCGCGAGGTGCATGACCGTGCGGGAGCTGGGGCCTGA